A window of Torulaspora globosa chromosome 8, complete sequence contains these coding sequences:
- the VPS9 gene encoding guanine nucleotide exchange factor VPS9 (ancestral locus Anc_8.876) — protein sequence MSQEQIEKDKDVGNTVDPPSPAAALGETVDDIPQSSVKKPMQTLEEDEEEPFYDFQKFSKQLQDPRAEPIVKYTKSFLRNFQTQRALWSADEQTKLVKDFKIFIYDKFREYEPFKSLDGLSLRNAEEGLEKLIMGKLYHRCFSPCLKSLGGDLDEGHAKDLSNDKRLREKIAEFKFLKPEDLDIPSALSGRLSKFVQLSGEELNKVNRFKAPRDKMICILNSCKVIFGMLRHHRLADKGADSFIPLLIFTILRGDIEALASNVSYIDRFRFDDFIRGEASYYLNSLQAAMNYIMTLEVGSLQCAGDESFKTRYDQNRELLRKERAREVSDKPGPPPTPKATTVHSPAPSEYILSPLDEVTNVVVTKFTELFGNKPELAKPETSAQPHPTSAGDSLDVDVLAKRIQEREQRETLETLQSMFPEMDKEIIEDVCIAKKYRIGATVDVLLSL from the coding sequence ATGAGTCAAGAACAGATagagaaggataaagatGTTGGAAATACGGTGGATCCTCCATCACCGGCGGCCGCACTTGGCGAGACAGTAGATGACATACCTCAATCTTCAGTGAAGAAACCAATGCAAACTCTcgaggaggatgaagaagagccATTTTACGATTTCCAAAAGTTTAGCAAGCAACTGCAGGATCCCAGAGCAGAACCTATAGTGAAATACACGAAATCTTTTCTCCGGAACTTTCAAACTCAGCGGGCACTATGGAGTGCTGATGAACAGACCAAGCTGGTTAAAGACTTTAAGATATTCATTTACGATAAATTCCGTGAGTACGAGCCATTCAAGTCTCTAGACGGACTCAGCTTGAGGAATGCCGAGGAAGGTTTGGAGAAGCTGATCATGGGAAAACTATACCATAGGTGTTTCTCTCCCTGTTTGAAAAGCCTGGGAGGTGACCTGGATGAAGGACATGCAAAGGACTTGTCTAACGACAAGAGGCTTCGAGAGAAAATAGCAGAGTTCAAGTTCCTGAAGCCGGAAGATCTGGACATTCCCAGCGCGCTAAGCGGGAGACTATCGAAGTTTGTGCAGCTCTCGGGAGAAGAGCTGAATAAGGTCAATCGGTTCAAGGCGCCACGGGACAAGATGATCTGCATCTTAAACTCCTGTAAAGTGATTTTTGGGATGTTGAGACATCACAGGCTGGCCGACAAGGGTGCCGACAGCTTCATCCCGCTACTGATCTTCACGATACTTCGCGGAGACATCGAGGCTCTTGCGTCGAATGTCAGCTACATCGACAGATTCAGGTTCGACGATTTCATCCGAGGCGAAGCGTCATACTATCTGAACAGCCTCCAGGCAGCGATGAACTACATCATGACGCTCGAGGTGGGGTCCTTGCAGTGTGCTGGAGACGAATCTTTCAAGACGCGATACGATCAGAACCGAGAACTATTGCGTAAAGAGCGAGCCAGGGAAGTCTCAGACAAGCCGGGGCCTCCGCCTACGCCTAAAGCCACCACCGTCCACAGCCCGGCTCCCAGTGAGTATATTCTCAGCCCGCTGGACGAAGTCACCAACGTCGTGGTAACCAAATTCACCGAGTTATTCGGCAACAAACCCGAGTTGGCCAAACCGGAAACCTCTGCGCAGCCCCATCCTACATCAGCTGGCGACAGTCTCGACGTTGATGTGCTGGCGAAGCGAATACAGGAGAGAGAGCAAAGGGAGACCCTCGAAACCCTGCAATCCATGTTCCCCGAGATGGACAAGGAAATCATCGAAGATGTGTgcattgccaagaaatacagGATAGGCGCCACGGTAGACGTATTGCTCTCTCTGTGA
- a CDS encoding uncharacterized protein (similar to TDEL0B00490, dicer): MASDKDVRRAALLRRYCKLQTSLTEVCEALKVIDENALTSEEIRVLSNNDDDLEQVIAKSSVVSLTTYLKETDSTSRALQSYESKKFKEDAKWFNGLVNYPVVSDAALENLAFRHKSSTSMHAHATKIDMAVATNERLEFLGDSWLGALISYILYKRYPYANEGALSKMRSAIVNNGNLSKWCKKVGFDQRLQANIPRMVNHVKDWTSKYHADCFEAYVGALVVDRYAAEFGGIAEWLEQLSGEIFEQMGSQMVADPTNKNAKYELSQLLLQNKAGAQLAYHRLNSSSPFKVEVRLGDISLATGEGSSIKEAEQRAAMKALLDTTKLKTYSLYEIEDRLIEPARKNGEPIALLGDIDEQALQRELEVTSSDENLVSPNVPEAISVNAEATVPPKVPQPAPAPEGISQAQMDEIVEMLTGKLKETVLSTVKAAIKDTGLQLRSTGDKVDKSAAQAEKAGEVSKYGQIVQDSPAQAREMQTKPSNGAQRLPLNQAPFAAPAKIDSLASSILPKPQALPKPQAMPKPQAMPTTQAMPTTQAMPTTQAMPTTQAMPTTQAMPTTQAMPTTQAMPTTQAMPTTQPTSIPVLPSASKPSIATSYDALRSISKPPYPGPTAQRPTDDQTLQQAPGVESFQIDSSWKQRLYAFLGPRGCKPYYKTEAIGLQTFFSSCMIEGFTVVLGTGTASSKKQAEQIAAYRGLHSEELKEFLANPLSFSVANN; encoded by the coding sequence ATGGCATCCGATAAAGACGTTCGAAGAGCAGCTTTGCTAAGACGGTACTGCAAACTTCAAACTTCTCTTACAGAAGTATGTGAAGCATTGAAGGTGATTGACGAGAATGCTTTGACTTCGGAGGAAATCAGGGTATTATCAAacaatgatgatgatcttgaacAAGTTATTGCAAAGAGCTCCGTCGTATCTTTAACCACTTATTTGAAGGAAACAGATTCTACTTCACGGGCTCTACAGTCTTACGagtcgaagaagttcaaggagGATGCGAAATGGTTCAATGGATTGGTAAACTATCCAGTAGTTTCTGATGCCGCTTTGGAGAACTTGGCTTTCCGGCACAAAAGCTCGACTAGTATGCATGCTCATGCAACGAAGATTGACATGGCTGTTGCTACAAATGAGAGACTGGAGTTCTTAGGCGATAGCTGGCTTGGTGCCTTGATCTCCTATATCCTTTACAAGAGATACCCGTATGCTAATGAGGGTGCTTTGTCCAAAATGCGTTCAGCAATTGTGAACAACGGAAATCTGAGCAAATGGTGCAAGAAAGTTGGGTTTGACCAAAGACTTCAGGCCAATATTCCTAGGATGGTTAATCATGTCAAAGACTGGACTTCAAAGTATCATGCGGATTGCTTTGAAGCCTATGTTGGTGCCCTTGTAGTTGACAGATATGCGGCGGAATTTGGTGGGATTGCTGAATGGCTTGAACAGCTATCAGGCGAGATATTTGAGCAAATGGGCTCTCAGATGGTTGCTGATCCAACAAATAAAAACGCCAAATATGAGTTATCGCAGCTTCTGTTGCAAAACAAAGCTGGAGCGCAGCTCGCGTACCACAGATTGAACTCGTCATCTCCATTTAAGGTTGAAGTGAGGCTCGGAGATATTTCCCTTGCTACTGGAGAGGGATCCAGCATCAAGGAGGCCGAACAAAGGGCTGCAATGAAGGCTTTGCTTGATACCACCAAGCTCAAAACCTATAGCTTGTATGAAATCGAGGACCGCTTGATCGAGCCTGCTAGAAAGAATGGGGAGCCAATCGCTCTTCTTGGTGACATCGATGAGCAAGCTTTACAACGTGAGCTGGAAGTGACTTCCAGCGATGAAAATCTGGTATCACCAAATGTACCTGAAGCAATTTCAGTGAATGCAGAAGCGACTGTACCTCCTAAGGTCCCTCAGCCTGCGCCTGCTCCTGAAGGTATATCACAGGCTCAAATGGATGAGATCGTGGAAATGCTCACTGGgaaattgaaggaaacAGTTTTGTCGACCGTTAAAGCAGCAATAAAAGATACTGGTCTACAACTTCGATCAACTGGTGATAAAGTAGATAAATCAGCCGCGCAGGCTGAAAAAGCTGGAGAGGTTTCAAAGTATGGTCAGATTGTACAAGATAGCCCTGCTCAGGCTAGAGAAATGCAAACGAAACCTTCTAATGGCGCACAGCGTCTTCCATTGAATCAGGCTCCTTTTGCCGCCCCTGCAAAGATTGATTCTCTTGCAAGCAGCATTCTGCCAAAACCTCAAGCATTGCCAAAACCTCAGGCAATGCCAAAACCTCAAGCAATGCCAACAACTCAGGCAATGCCAACAACTCAGGCAATGCCAACAACTCAGGCAATGCCAACAACTCAGGCAATGCCAACAACTCAGGCAATGCCAACAACTCAGGCAATGCCAACAACTCAGGCAATGCCAACAACTCAGGCAATGCCAACAACTCAACCGACATCTATACCTGTTTTACCATCTGCATCAAAACCCTCAATCGCCACTTCCTATGATGCTTTGAGATCTATATCAAAGCCGCCTTATCCCGGCCCCACTGCGCAAAGACCTACAGATGATCAGactcttcaacaagctccAGGCGTTGAATCATTCCAAATAGACTCTTCTTGGAAACAAAGGCTCTATGCCTTTTTAGGTCCAAGAGGATGTAAACCATACTATAAGACAGAAGCAATAGGCTTGCAGacttttttctcttcatGTATGATTGAGGGCTTCACGGTCGTTCTTGGGACCGGAACCGCTTCAAGTAAGAAGCAAGCTGAGCAAATAGCTGCTTATCGTGGATTACACAGCGAAGAACTCAAAGAATTTCTGGCAAATCCTTTGTCTTTTTCGGTCGCCAACAACTAA
- a CDS encoding putative asparagine synthase (ancestral locus Anc_8.875): protein MCGILLHYAPDQGTKQGLVDEYVEYGECPVTTDKKSKTSDIFEQIVPYIKARGPDYCSFRSLREHCTAWFSSVLSLRDPFTSQSVDIDGRYILQFNGELYNAEVQNNDTQFIVSKLLAPEADVYQIVQSLQGEFSYTIYDLKKHKFFFGRDNVGKRSLGYRLCRESGELYVSSVSGAIDGFVDCAAGAIYVYDPATKSLDHSFELTSPYTVSPAVDHELTGLDCAVTQLYDVLDLAVRKRVRSIHPIHIENSPIGILFSGGLDCTVIAALVCRQLQQCSMTRKVVELINVGFENPRTGIMPADTPDRKLASSSARFLKRQYPDIDIRLIEVDVPYEEYLQQRDTVIDLMYPKDTEMDLSIAIAFYFASRGAGKLRSSAGETVAYQRQAIVLFSGLGADELYGGYHKLANKSLAELQQELSRQINNIHDRNLNRDDKVIAINGVEVRYPFLDHDVIQFSTQELPISYKINKLALRKLASDKLALDGICDEPKRAIQFGTKSAKMTKDGNKHGTDRLK, encoded by the coding sequence ATGTGTGGTATTCTGTTGCATTATGCTCCCGACCAGGGTACCAAACAGGGACTTGTTGATGAATATGTTGAGTATGGCGAATGCCCTGTGACAACGGATAAGAAATCGAAGACGTCAGACATCTTTGAGCAAATAGTGCCCTACATAAAAGCCAGAGGCCCAGATTACTGCTCATTCAGATCTTTGAGAGAACATTGTACTGCCTGGTTCTCGTCGGTGCTCTCGCTGAGGGACCCTTTTACATCCCAAAGTGTGGACATCGACGGAAGGTACATCTTGCAATTCAATGGGGAGCTCTACAACGCAGAAGTGCAAAACAATGACACGCAGTTTATCGTCTCGAAGTTGCTAGCACCTGAGGCTGACGTTTACCAGATTgttcaatctttgcaaggCGAGTTTTCCTACACGATATatgacttgaagaagcacaagttcttctttggcCGCGATAATGTGGGCAAAAGAAGTCTGGGTTACCGCTTGTGTCGGGAAAGTGGTGAACTGTATGTATCCAGCGTGTCTGGCGCAATTGACGGATTTGTCGATTGCGCCGCAGGGGCCATCTACGTTTATGATCCTGCGACGAAAAGCCTTGACCACTCTTTTGAGCTAACGTCGCCGTATACTGTCTCACCTGCAGTTGACCACGAGCTCACTGGCCTGGACTGCGCTGTGACTCAGCTCTATGATGTACTCGACCTTGCTGTGCGCAAACGCGTCCGCTCCATACATCCTATACATATCGAGAACTCTCCAATCGGAATACTGTTTTCTGGAGGTCTTGACTGTACCGTGATAGCTGCCCTTGTATGCAGACAACTTCAGCAGTGCTCAATGACGCGCAAGGTAGTAGAGTTGATAAATGTAGGATTCGAGAACCCAAGGACAGGAATTATGCCAGCAGATACACCGGACCGAAAGCTGGCTTCAAGCAGCGCTagattcttgaagagaCAGTACCCTGACATCGATATAAGGCTCATCGAAGTTGACGTTCCGTATGAGGAATATCTGCAACAGAGAGACACCGTGATTGATTTGATGTACCCCAAGGATACTGAAATGGATCTTTCGATTGCAATAGCCTTCTACTTCGCCTCACGAGGTGCCGGCAAACTGCGAAGCTCTGCAGGGGAGACAGTGGCCTACCAGCGACAAGCAATTGTTCTGTTCAGCGGTCTCGGCGCAGACGAACTGTACGGCGGGTACCACAAGCTAGCTAACAAATCACTGGCTGAGTTACAGCAGGAACTTTCCAGACAGATAAACAACATTCACGACAGGAATCTGAATCGGGATGATAAGGTGATTGCCATAAACGGAGTCGAAGTTCGGTATCCGTTCTTGGACCACGACGTGATCCAGTTCTCGACGCAAGAGCTTCCTATCAGCTATAAGATCAACAAACTAGCACTGAGAAAGCTTGCATCGGATAAATTAGCCCTCGACGGAATTTGCGACGAGCCCAAGAGGGCTATCCAGTTCGGGACCAAGAGCGCCAAAATGACCAAAGACGGCAACAAACACGGAACTGACCGGCTTAAGTGA
- the TAF13 gene encoding Taf13p (ancestral locus Anc_8.878), whose protein sequence is MSKKLKRTSLFSKDVSSLLYAYGDVAQPLPETVQCLDELVSGYLVDVCSNAFRVAQGSRRSKLKLEDFKFAIRHDPVKLGRAEELIATNKLITEAKRQFNGTDNQALKRFRAGEEEDDEQDADAEADEDAETAEATAAPSGRRTKSKAHKGKQSKRSKQQ, encoded by the coding sequence ATGTCCAAGAAGCTTAAGAGAACCAGTCTTTTTTCTAAGGATGTCAGCTCGCTGTTGTATGCTTATGGTGATGTCGCACAACCACTGCCGGAAACTGTACAATGCTTGGATGAACTGGTGTCTGGCTACCTGGTTGACGTATGCTCGAATGCATTTAGAGTAGCTCAGGGCTCCAGAAGGAGCAAGCTAAAACTGGAAGACTTCAAGTTTGCTATACGGCATGATCCAGTCAAATTGGGTagagctgaagaacttaTCGCAACGAATAAGCTTATCACAGAGGCCAAAAGGCAATTCAATGGTACGGATAATcaggctttgaagagattcaGGGctggcgaagaagaagatgatgagcaaGACGCAGATGCCGAGGCTGACGAAGATGCTGAGACAGCAGAGGCCACGGCCGCACCAAGCGGTAGGCGAACCAAGTCTAAGGCACACAAGGGAAAACAATCCAAGAGATCTAAACAACAGTGA
- the ERO1 gene encoding ER oxidoreductin (ancestral locus Anc_8.877), whose amino-acid sequence MKLRSIIVALSTLSVCLGQGENSTGNRSEVDAKSVFQPPVVNNGSFFCTIDKDELVSPTCDVTFKEINEINGKIRKDLVSLVGTDFFKYFKLDLYKQCAFWDDNNGFCVNRACAVDVVEDWDNLPEYWQPEVLGGLDKVNGTSGSDDECKFLQDLCGGADGSAKQTEPDIDYCDIGDFINSQAVLVDLSANPERFTGYGGQESALIWSSIYRENCFSPGEMGQSLAKSVFYRLVSGLHASIATHLSNDHLNTETGKWEPDLELFMARVGNFPERVANVYFNYAVVSKALWKIKPYLSHLSFCNSYNQDVKSMIMNILSRLDSNVFNEDLIFEDELSSKVKDDFRARFKNVTKIMDCVHCDRCRLWGKVQTTGYATSLKILFELDDGDEESKQQVVDKLTKYELIALFNTFDRLSKSIESINNFERLYEIQAAGGKLASFFQNNNFFKLLKKARNSIKDSVQAINSSINSSSSEDERPVFADLRMPEKSAAKNTEQIENKWKKAWHTETHNVLEALKFIYRSYLDLPRNLWHLLLSTSNRLWNKFLGIQYLSEEDDSVMYKLDII is encoded by the coding sequence ATGAAGTTAAGATCCATTATAGTTGCATTGTCTACTCTGTCAGTGTGCCTAGGACAAGGTGAAAATTCGACAGGAAACAGATCTGAGGTCGATGCCAAGTCAGTATTCCAACCACCAGTGGTTAACAATggaagcttcttctgtaCGATCGATAAGGACGAATTGGTGAGTCCCACTTGCGATGtgactttcaaagagatAAACGAAATTAATGGGAAGATACGGAAGGATCTGGTTTCACTGGTGGGGActgatttcttcaagtatttcaagCTAGATCTTTACAAGCAATGTGCATTTTGGGACGATAATAACGGATTTTGTGTCAATAGGGCATGTGCCGTGGATGTGGTGGAAGACTGGGATAATTTGCCCGAATACTGGCAGCCAGAGGTCCTCGGTGGGCTAGATAAGGTGAACGGGACGAGTGGCAGCGACGACGAGTGTAAATTTTTGCAGGACCTGTGCGGCGGTGCGGACGGAAGCGCCAAGCAAACAGAGCCAGATATCGATTATTGTGATATTGGAGACTTTATCAACTCTCAGGCGGTTCTGGTAGATCTTTCCGCGAACCCAGAGAGATTCACTGGCTACGGTGGTCAGGAATCGGCGCTGATCTGGTCCAGTATCTACCGTGAAAACTGTTTTTCGCCTGGTGAGATGGGCCAGTCTTTGGCGAAGAGCGTGTTCTACAGGTTGGTGTCGGGTCTCCATGCATCAATCGCCACCCACCTTTCAAATGATCATTTGAATACGGAGACGGGAAAATGGGAACCAGATTTGGAGCTGTTTATGGCCAGGGTGGGAAACTTCCCCGAACGTGTTGCTAACGTCTACTTCAACTACGCTGTTGTATCGAAGGCGCTGTGGAAAATCAAGCCCTATTTGAGTCACCTAAGTTTTTGTAACTCATACAACCAGGATGTGAAATCCATGATAATGAATATTCTCTCTCGGCTGGATAGCAATGTCTTCAATGAGGACTTGATCTTTGAGGATGAACTCAGTTCCAAGGTTAAGGATGATTTCAGAGCAAGATTCAAGAATGTGACCAAGATTATGGATTGTGTCCACTGTGACAGATGTAGACTATGGGGCAAAGTACAAACTACGGGCTATGCCACCagtttgaagatattgTTCGAGTTAGATGACGGTGACGAAGAGTCAAAGCAACAGGTTGTCGATAAATTGACGAAGTACGAGTTGATCGCATTGTTTAATACCTTTGACCGTTTGTCAAAGTCTATTGAATCGATCAATAATTTTGAGAGACTTTACGAGATACAAGCGGCCGGAGGGAAGCTAGCTTCGTTCTTCCAGAACaataacttcttcaagcttctAAAGAAGGCTCGTAATAGTATCAAAGACTCCGTTCAGGccatcaacagcagcataaattccagctcatccGAAGATGAGAGGCCGGTTTTTGCCGATTTAAGAATGCCTGAGAAGTCTGCGGCTAAAAATACTGAGCAAATCGAGAATAAGTGGAAGAAGGCTTGGCATACAGAAACCCATAATGTACTAGAGGCCCTAAAGTTCATTTACCGCAGCTACCTCGACCTACCAAGAAACTTATGGCATCTGCTACTATCCACTTCTAATAGACTGTGGAACAAGTTTCTGGGCATACAGTACCTAAGCGAAGAGGACGACAGCGTTATGTACAAGCTGGACATAATATAG
- the ARG81 gene encoding Arg81p (ancestral locus Anc_8.879): MSDEEPDRLAGRASRGQVKGKRAKTFTGCWTCRSRKVKCDLRRPACERCEKSGLECGGYDIKLRWTKCINFDMYGIQVPTAPAYSTNEEQQYRRRNIDFVRYGEEYKYYEDMDEELSALHKPPPEKIENGKTWLIKKFGVFRGTEPAVELRDSLPKGAANHLESSKSESTTVLDTAIEQTGAFDFLENDPFLLRFSTGHEWISKELEDDVLSSATAFRGFPMTTLPLSSTSTTTTTPMDYGFCKNGGIEGQFNAANVSDSDRVENSAQTVRSLDIDKDTEASALSYDQHTESQTHGLSGEEEIMIDCSAFGATMPSVAMETIDNPWPGPNIFGKAASNKHFVGPPATSLVVHGLTRFLLDYYFRNVADIMPVVAIPTNPWKTLFFPRALQALGEIAGLGTTSNSRNSLLNSLLAVSCFNLSSKFARDSECSQYFIKLGIEFRSQASCFLRLCLAETAENERYKDVLTALLSINSVDVVWGTMRDCQHHLTMCEDFVKARMRMRPKLSHKAKVLHKIFSFLKLIQDSTSLDKVGEEEITLKSVQNIENFDERAANNKPGSLSKYSEQDEETEPIKRIRYKELLDEMDGKIKIQSVEECEKTKIDRLQDDNTPLFMDVVSESYYSVDPKQSDYSILGTDDLYALPKSLILLFSDCVHLAKHKEYYKIRHIALPQQFIRLLQKLESRLMTWRPEWKFLKADSEEFINDTVKGVYHHTMSFYNGLLIYFFTMIRELNESDLQTYVEEVLLHLKALGELVTFKGIRIVPLMWQGFIAGCGSTDLRTQKEFKSWAAGLAQNGIGSYWGARQVMFEVWRRRKNKEGGDDWYTVYKDWEVNLMLS, encoded by the coding sequence ATGAGCGATGAGGAACCTGACAGGCTGGCTGGGCGAGCTTCACGAGGCCAGGTGAAGGGGAAAAGGGCCAAGACGTTCACTGGATGCTGGACATGtcgatcaagaaaggtCAAGTGCGATCTTCGACGACCTGCCTGCGAGAGATGCGAGAAATCAGGTCTGGAGTGCGGCGGATACGACATAAAGCTGCGATGGACGAAATGCATAAACTTTGACATGTACGGCATTCAGGTGCCAACTGCGCCGGCGTACAGTACTAATGAGGAGCAACAATATCGACGGCGAAACATCGACTTCGTGAGATATGGAGAAGAATATAAATACTATGAAGACATGGACGAAGAGCTCTCAGCTTTGCATAAGCCACCACCTGAGAAAATAGAAAATGGGAAGACTTGGcttatcaagaagtttggaGTCTTCAGAGGTACAGAACCAGCTGTTGAGCTGCGAGACAGCTTGCCGAAGGGAGCAGCAAATCATCTGGAGAGCTCAAAGTCCGAGAGCACCACAGTATTGGACACGGCTATCGAACAGACGGGGGCTTTCGATTTTCTGGAGAATGATCCATTTCTTTTGAGATTCTCAACTGGTCACGAATGGATATcgaaagaactggaagatgaCGTTCTTTCGTCCGCGACAGCCTTTCGAGGATTTCCCATGACCACTTTGCCGCTATCCTCTACATCTACCACCACAACGACACCTATGGATTATGGTTTTTGTAAAAATGGCGGCATCGAAGGTCAATTTAATGCTGCAAATGTCAGTGATTCCGACAGAGTCGAAAATTCAGCACAAACCGTTCGTTCCTTAGATATCGATAAAGATACAGAAGCTTCTGCTCTCTCTTATGACCAGCACACAGAGAGTCAGACTCATGGGCTGAGCggggaagaagaaatcatgATTGATTGCTCGGCTTTCGGAGCAACGATGCCCTCAGTTGCCATGGAGACGATTGATAACCCTTGGCCAGGTCCAAATATCTTTGGCAAGGCGGCGTCTAATAAGCATTTTGTTGGCCCTCCGGCCACAAGTTTGGTGGTTCATGGTCTGACGAGATTTTTACTCGATTACTACTTCCGGAACGTTGCAGATATAATGCCTGTGGTTGCAATACCAACTAACCCATGGAAAACTTTGTTTTTTCCAAGAGCCTTGCAAGCACTTGGTGAAATCGCTGGTCTGGGGACTACTTCGAATTCGAGAAACTCCTTGCTCAATTCCCTTTTAGCTGTTTCGTGCTTCAACTTGAGCAGCAAGTTTGCCAGGGATTCAGAATGCTCTCAGTATTTTATCAAGCTTGGAATAGAGTTTAGAAGCCAAGCATCATGCTTCCTCAGACTATGTCTGGCAGAAACAGCTGAAAACGAACGCTATAAGGACGTTTTGACAGCTTTACTTTCAATTAATTCTGTAGATGTTGTCTGGGGTACAATGAGAGACTGTCAGCATCATCTAACCATGTGTGAAGACTTCGTTAAGGCGAGAATGAGAATGAGGCCTAAGCTCTCGCACAAAGCAAAAGTTTTACACAAAATCTTCTCATTTTTGAAACTTATTCAGGATAGTACAAGTCTGGATAAGGtaggagaagaagagatcacTCTAAAATCTGTCCAGAATATTgagaatttcgatgaaagGGCGGCCAATAATAAGCCCGGATCATTAAGCAAGTATTCGGAGCAGGATGAGGAAACTGAACCTATCAAAAGAATTCGATACAAGGAATTGCTGGATGAAATGGACGGGAAGATAAAGATTcaatctgttgaagaatgcgAGAAAACAAAGATTGATAGGCTACAAGATGACAACACGCCGCTATTCATGGACGTAGTTTCGGAATCGTACTATTCGGTAGATCCAAAACAATCAGATTACAGTATATTGGGTACTGACGACTTGTATGCTCTGCCTAAATCACTGATACTGCTATTCTCAGATTGCGTACATTTGGCAAAGCATAAAGAATATTACAAAATCAGGCACATTGCTCTCCCACAGCAATTTATTCGTTTACTTCAAAAGCTCGAAAGCCGATTGATGACCTGGCGACCAGAATGGAAATTCTTAAAAGCAGACTCTGAAGAGTTCATTAACGACACCGTTAAGGGCGTTTATCATCACACAATGAGCTTTTATAATGGCCTATTGATTTATTTCTTCACGATGATTAGAGAGCTAAATGAGTCCGACTTACAGACATACGTGGAAGAGGTTCTGCTTCATCTCAAAGCTTTAGGAGAATTAGTAACATTTAAAGGTATTAGAATAGTGCCCTTGATGTGGCAGGGGTTCATAGCCGGCTGCGGAAGCACCGACTTGAGGACTCAGAAGGAGTTCAAAAGCTGGGCTGCAGGTCTTGCTCAAAATGGGATTGGGTCATACTGGGGCGCTCGACAGGTGATGTTTGAAGTCTGGAGACGTCGAAAGAACAAAGAGGGTGGGGACGATTGGTACACTGTATATAAAGATTGGGAAGTGAATCTCATGCTATCCTaa
- the GIM5 gene encoding Gim5p (ancestral locus Anc_8.873) — MARSKFAECIEDIKAISSPENKDQKLLVPASASLYLPGRVVDNNKFMVDVGTGYYVDKNADEAIAFYEKKVAKLNKEAVQIQNIIKEKSQYSLAIEDKIRQVSLSRHEEMARQQKTAGAAK, encoded by the coding sequence ATGGCAAGAAGCAAATTTGCTGAATGTATAGAGGACATCAAAGCCATATCGTCGCCAGAAAACAAAGATCAGAAGCTATTGGTGCCAgcatcagcttctttgtATCTACCGGGCCGAGTTGTCGATAACAACAAATTCATGGTAGACGTAGGAACCGGCTATTATGTTGACAAGAACGCTGACGAGGCAATTGCCTTCTACGAGAAGAAGGTAGCGAAGCTTAACAAGGAAGCGGTGCAGATACAGaacatcatcaaagaaaagagcCAGTACTCGCTGGCTATCGAAGACAAGATTAGACAGGTAAGTCTGAGCCGCCACGAAGAGATGGCCAGGCAGCAAAAGACTGCCGGAGCTGCCAAATAG
- the RAD10 gene encoding DNA repair protein RAD10 (ancestral locus Anc_8.874): MNNTDPTSFQSILAGVKRLREKEGGKEDNAESNRKDQRSGSATESATVVEKPGRVINAFNQQGRIRPSAGTAEGGPKSQAGVNAGKTILVNTTQKENPLLNHLKNTNWRYVSSAKGTKVYYDYLIKKRSVLFLTLTYHKLYADYIGRRILPLQNNGDNILIFVVDDTNSEDILKDITKMCMFKGFTLLLAFNFEQAARYIEYLNS, encoded by the coding sequence ATGAATAACACTGATCCTACATCGTTCCAGAGCATACTGGCTGGCGTCAAGAGACTGCGGGAGAAGGAAGGCGGGAAGGAAGACAATGCTGAATCGAATCGCAAAGACCAAAGATCTGGCTCAGCAACAGAGAGTGCCACGGTAGTGGAAAAGCCCGGGAGGGTGATCAATGCCTTCAATCAACAGGGCAGAATTAGGCCCTCCGCTGGCACAGCAGAAGGCGGTCCAAAAAGTCAAGCGGGAGTGAATGCTGGGAAGACCATTTTGGTGAATACAACACAAAAGGAGAACCCGTTGCTGAATCACCTGAAGAACACGAATTGGAGATACGTTTCATCTGCAAAGGGGACAAAGGTATATTATGATTACTTAATCAAGAAGCGATCTGTGCTGTTTCTCACTCTGACATATCACAAACTATATGCCGATTATATTGGCCGTCGAATACTGCCGTTGCAAAATAACGGAGACAATATTCTCATATTTGTAGTAGATGACACCAATTCGGAAGACATATTGAAAGATATCACGAAGATGTGTATGTTCAAGGGTTTCACGCTTCTTCTGGCGTTTAATTTTGAACAAGCGGCGAGATACATCGAATATTTGAACAGCTAG